The region GTCCTAGTCAGCACCGCCATTGACCATTCCCTAGCCAGCCAAAGCATCGCCATCTACCTTTCCGTATCCAGCAACGCCATTGACCATTTACTAGCCAGCCAAAGCAACGCCATCTATACACGTTCCGTGATCTATctagccagcgcccattccacgAACCAAGTTACAGTTCCATATATGcggatcagtagccaaagttgcagcgttGTTGCCAGCAcccatggccaagccgaatttatgcaaagccgccaatgcaaggatcacagattcttcattcctcctgacaaaggttagccaaattttcctgacagtctcttcatgacttgtcatTTCCATTTTATCcttatctgtcaccatctcatgcctaccccgcaacaatgccattattccgatctaagcaggggacttaatgttgatggtgctttttagcttagggttaaaattgtaaaaccttgcatctgatgtgaagtcactctgtaaagaaacgatgccatgagtgttaacctctgcACTAGCATATTTAATGAGCCGTTCAacatatctacatgaaatttatccagactggcgcatgtagcaaccatcccagatattctgtaaatttcggcgatgtctatattacttattaatataagattcactgagtacttttcctgtgctatgttctccgacagaacccttaatatcggtatggcatgacggatttgtgttcactcgcagcagagtagagcagatttccaagtaccaaatttaaggccattgcacaaaatgttcagacagaaagcacactgcactctgtaaataaggaattttgtggcagcacacaaaatccaattaattttgtgataactcaaaaaGATTCATGAACTTGACTAATTTTAAAAATTAGAgttttttgcgccttgcgcagtatattagaccacgttggtcgaaattacgcttaagcaactaagcaattgatccaccGAGGATTAATAGGTGCAGAGTCCTTCCATAAATCATAAAACAAAGAGTAACAGAGCCGCGAAAaaggagcaacaatgagaggaaaCTTGGCCACGCCACaggccagccgacgccacttggacacgccccatgttacctaaccggacctactcctttgtcgaccaatcaggtcacctaAAACCTGcgacactcccatgagttgtggctagGCCCATACTTTctggccctattccccatcgaccaatcaggtcgcatgaAACCTACCACGTgcaccaaaagggtagccacgcccatgcttagaCAGCTACCTACTTCCATTGACCAATCGGGTTgcactaaacctgccacaaccttAAAAAAGGTGGAAATTATGTCAAGAGGTTtgcatactaagttggcttcccaaaaccaggcgcacatgctaacggcatgccaaacatgctaaAACAcaaacatgccaggcgcacatgccaaaagcACCACTTACCGCGATAGCATGCTAAAACTTACCAATCCGCTCTCCGTGCGTGACCAACTTCACAACGGACTTTGATTTGGCTAGCCTAAACCCTAGGCGCGTCCATACTCTAGGGGcgatggatgaaaccctaatttctaatcgtaGACCACAACTATGTCACCTCGGGCCCGTAACATGCCGCAAGCCCTACGaaattaggaaaccctaaaaaagcgCCACACCATGGCCACTCGTGGAAACATCTGTTCCTGTGGTTGTTTCTACATGGTAGCCTGCCTATGGCTCCTCCAGCATGACTCTGGCATCGTTGGTATAAAATGCCATGCCGCATCCACCTACCACATGATACAttccatatatgctaattagggtttcgacatgccaaaccctaatttaggaaaagttgccacgccaaccgagccaaacaatgttccacagaacatggggatcaatgtggccattaaataTGATGTTGTCAtaccacgtttgagtctaacaccaacatgcaaaaatttcagtggccgtggctacgctaggcgccacttacaccatcgtgccgctagcatgcacgaactatgccatccaCTCCACCACTCCACTAGCATGCACATACTATTCCATCCATGACGCAATGCACTGGCGTGCGCTAACAgcgccactgtaccattatcagACGCCatcagaaggtatccataattaacggctaccctttctcatgagatgcgatctcagccatccaagtccgCCACCGAGGTGGAAGGTTTtggcaagttttaggagaccagaCGCCTAAATCTAATGGgaatggctacgccagacgccaatcgcaccaccgtgccactggcatgcacgagccatgccgcattgccaggtagccataatcaacggttagccttcctcatgagatgcgatctcagccatcgaagttcgccaccgaactgacagacttgtggcaagttttaggcgaccaaccaagacgaacctaatagcatcacatgctattttatTGTGGCAAGTCTCTTGATTTTACCTTGCCACACGTATCAaattgctacatgttttccacgaaaaaaatcgagacatcaaatatgtcacaaactgagggatgctcatcagggtattggtctggcggtttacagcctgCGGCTtgcaatacgcctgttacaagaaagtgtcataaagcggggcggttagtaatggtgtaaacagatccacctccttcattatggaagcataattcctgaagttacacgttactcttccaccactcaattgtttccacttcctacgagaccagggtacgttttattacgacttgtataaacaggtttcacctatttctaccaaacaacgagttttggtcagagaacaacacggTATCCAAAAATCACCTGATAGGTTTCCATTccgctagccagttctactttctgatacaatttgtaaacaaccacaccttcagaatcaacgattttgGTCTcagcactttcttcgcttccctccataagaccaacccttctccttcactttgtgaccgaagcaagcctgggacgaccatttcttggttttggccAGGATTAtacggattgatctctcgaatcaaaagtactcccgtgtagtgcattgtttaggatctagactcgtttctcatccatacacacAAAATTactaaaaccagcagaaacaattttcacctaCAAATAGAGATcaaaattaactctatttttcttatcGGGCTCTAATTATTCCATAAAATAatttagacctttccctttaaacaagacaaatactaggttagttgactagtttttcttgtcaaggaattTGATTAGACTTTAATAATTGAAGCCttcatttgataagtttaactaagatcggaattaacttagtttctcttatcccaaatcaaatggactaaacaaatgacccaGTAATTTCGTTAAgcgaaaaacaaaacaaatcaaataaattgacttgttgtagtttttcttaaccaaaagTAATTGAAATAAATATAACCAATGTAAGCACCGCAagtgcaccgaatttcgttaaacaaaaacacttgataccaaacaataaagaaaataccaaatcataagtcaatcAATTGACACAGTtcttcttaaccggaaacaattgaatcacaataatcAATCCATACATCATAGTGGAACGCAAAAGCaagatatatgcaataaaatcaagcttttcttaaacaggaaaacgattaactaacaataaaaattgttacctcaaattccgcaacCACTTATCCCTAGAAAGATATcatttaagcgcaagttcaaataagaactctcccccaatttgttgtcatcctctcacaagaacaaaaaaacaacaacaagagcaaccttcattagagaaaggttgaatcggttttaactaatgcgtgtcaATAGGAAAAGTTTAAACCCGGAAAATTAGATAAGCGAAATTCGTGGGCGAATTGTCTACAACACCCGGAGGAATACTATGATGGAGGATTTATCAAACTATGTAAGTATTCCATCACTATATTATGAAGGTCGTGTTCATGAAACTCAAGTTTCTTATATGACATAAAGTGTTAGTTTTAGATGTGATATACGTAAAAAGAATTTCCATTTTCGCAAGGAAATACTTGGAGTAAATTATATAAGTCAAATTCGAGGTCAAATTCTTTCCAAGATCGGGAGGAATACAGTGATTGTATATCTATCTGAAAACCTTGGAATGAACATGCGCTGCTCAAGAGAGCTTGAAGGAACAACAAGTCGCATCCTTACTGTCAAAGTGCAAGCTGATCTCTTCGAAGTGTGTGAATCCAACATTCATAATTTGGGTTTGGAAAATGATGCTAGGTTGGTGATAAACGATCCAGACCTGATCAAGACGCACCAAGTCTAGAATGTTAATGTTTGTTTTCCTAAATTTGTGACCACCATTGTGGAGGCATCACATTGTGACGTGCAAGGAAGTCTACATAGCACTGGTTTTGGTATGGTTATGATGCAAGTGTTTATTGGTGTTGTGGTCATGTTTTTGATCAAAGAAGGAGGTGGAGTAAGGAAGATAAGGATTGAAACTGACATGATTGACACTATTACCACCACTAGTGACGGAGCCTTTATATTGATCGAGGAAGGTCAAAACAAAATATGGATGCGACATATCCCGCATTAGCAAGGGTGAACCGAACCAACATTTAGGAGTATCTCAATGGGGCAGAAACAAGAAAGCATGATTCCAGTCCATCTTTTCAGTTACCAGCAAAGAAGGGCTACAATTTTCTGCTACAACAAAGATTAAAATTAGTGACTATTCTTTTAGAGAGTTTGGTTACCTTTTGGATAGAACATCTGGTTGCAGTCCTAAGAAACTCATCACCTGTTGATGATCCAAAGGTACTAGATGAAAATGAATGATTAGTGATCAGCGGAACTCATAAGCTTGGTAAGCTAACCCTGAACCCTTTTGTGGATGTAACCAGTAGTGCAAGTACACAAGGGTGATAAATTATAATCCACAATATAAGGGATTACAAGGAAACTCAAGTAGAAATTTCTTACTTGCTTACCTTGGTTCGGTGACTAGCTCAGACCTGAGATTAGCATGTGTTAACTATCGAAATGAGGTGATGGAAACAGTACTAAATCAGGAATCAGGAAATGAATATTTAGGTTTCGTGTTTGATCTCGGGAAAGCAGCGAGGATATCTTATGGTCATTGTACATATCTATAAAACATAGTAATGTGCAGCATACAGATACTGTTACTGGTCATCTGAGGCATAAGAAACCTCAAGGAGAATAAGCTGTGGTGTTCTTTAAGGATGTAACTAGTTTTTTTTTCGATAGTGAAAAGGCAGAAGAGACATTACAGATTTATGCAGAATTTATAGGCATCTCATCAGAGTTGAGATTTCTTTCAACCTGGGGTGGTTGATGGAATGGATAGTTATGAAGGTTTTCTATTTAGGACGTTTtaattaggcctgtcaatatacGTGTAATATCCTGAATCCATTTCCGAGTATTcaagatcctataggattttatccgttttatcggatatcgcaTCAGATAttttatttgatatttcttccttaatatATCGTATATGAAATGTTTGAGaaattgaacttaaatttcaattaagaacaggttttaaagggtttttaacattttttgccggataaatatccgatatcttaacctatcggaatcgatatttgatatcctataggatattatcggatatcaaaTATCCGATAGCGCTTAACCTATTGGATACAGATTTCTACATATCCAACGGATATTCATCCATCGACACCGATTCTTTCTATAGCAAAACATTTATGTCCTTAACCTTAGGCTTCTTTTCATAGGGTTTATCTTTCTAATATAAATACGCTATCAGGTCTTCTTTAGAAGGCagactttattatttattttaagaaagtaatcattaaattatcaatgaGTAGTTTATACCTGCGTGTTGCTAGCCAAACGCCATCAATTACAGTCAGGCATTGATGCCTTGTAAGAAGCCATACGCAGCCTGACATCAACAATGACCTTGCAGAGGATAGTACATATAAAAGAAAATCGTACCAAGAGCATGGTAATTGATACAGTATTTTTGTTGAGGCTACTTAGTTCTTTTCTACCCTATCATCTTTTTACATTGTGAACCAAGTAACTGATACTGTATTTTAGTTGAGGCTACTTTTTCCCTTTTACATTATAAAAAGATACAAAAATCATGAGAGCATGGAAATTGGGTCTCAAAAAGACAAAAAATGCAAGCAAAATAAACCGATACTCCAAAACTAGCCCATTAATTGTGGCATTTCCTCTAAGACTCGGATCACCCCATATTCTTCTGTAAATACCCTTGGAGCTGTAAAGAGATAAGGCAGAaacaattaattatttatataagAGGAAGGATCCCTCCACTTAAACAATAGAATGTTAAGTTATTGGGAAAAAGAAATACCGTTTTCAGTATATCCATAAAGATCATCAAGAGGCACATCAAAAACTGCACCTCTACGATTTGCGGTAATCGATAGTTCCATCTGTAGCTTAGGAAAATATTGACGCAATAACTTTGCAACATTCCTACCAATAAACAAAGATACCATTTCTGAAATACCAAAGTGATTTTTAGAGAAAAACAGCTTAAACATAGTGTTGCTACAAGATAAACACAGAGGAAATAAAGCACTAAACACTTACCATGTATTGCTGAATGATTTCTGATGATCAGGTAATACTAAATGCAGCGTGACAAAGTTATTTCTTTCCTGGAGTGAAATGATTTCAGGACAACCCTGCATTAACAAGTCAGTTATATAAGTTCATACAAATTAACATaataaaaccaaaaaataaagttTTATTTAAGCAAACGAATTCACCAATGCTAAGGCAAGCGCCTTTGTAAACAGGTCCAAGGGAGAAACTTTGGAGGTCTCGATAAGCTTTTGAGCCTCTCGCCGACATAAGCTGTGTTCCAAACGTAAAATagttgaaaaatcaaattttatgatTTGATAAGCAATCAATCAAACAGTCAAAACCATATGGAAGCAATCCTCATTCATCAAGCTAACCTAAGATCCCTCATCTTCTTTTTTCATCATCAATTCTTTAGAAATAGCTCATAAAGTCAACTGCAGTTGTTATTAGTTTGAGTGAGGgttgaatccctgacacttacCTAGCGGTTCCAGTGCTCAAGGGCAGAGTTCGTGCCGTAATGTTGGCAGTTTACAAATGGCAGGCCTCTATGATAAAGATATGGAAAAGAATAATGCGTTTTATCTGGTCTGTGAATGGGGAAATCAGACAAACTTTTGTGATTTCTTGGCCTAAAGTTCGGTGCCCGACACAGGAAGGTGGCTTGGGGATACAAAGGCTGGAATGCATCTATAAGACTAAGACCCTTCTTAAAAAGCTGCCTAGGAGAATACTGGATAATATGTCCATCGGAAACGTTCTCAATGGCAAAGTATAGTTAGCATCTGAAATTCTTCTATGTTCAGTAGTTTCAAGACAGGGTTGGCTATCCTTATGCCaagtcaaaaaaaaatttattgataGTTTGCTATCAATTCCAAAAAGAATAAGACCATGCCAATGTGACCTCAAAAAACTTGAAAATTTAGTTAAGTCTAAGTAACTTAGACCCTGCCCCTCAATGCAATTGAATGGGCTAGCTAGAATACTTGGCTTCAAGTGTGAGTCCTGTCAGACTCACAACCTGCCATAAATACAGTTGAAAGTGGCCAAATTCCATGGTTTTTAAAAAGAAGACGGGAAAGGATGAAGCATAGAATGCAAGAAATACAGTTTAGTCATGCTGTCGGAGAAGTATTTTTGGTGCTGATTGTACGGCAAAAAAATCAGTTCAGAATTGTTGtcagaaaaataattttttggcaAAAAGAGGAGCCTGACTGAATCTTGGGTAAGTGGAACACACTTTGAAGCGCCTTCCCGTCCTAAGTAGATTTGAGGAACCTAATATGAGATACTACATATTCAATTAGAGTATGTACCTTAAGTCATAGAGATCGTCCTGATGGTTCCTAAGGCTCTGGATATTCGTTTTAAATTAGTCTGCTCTTGATGTCTTTTCTCTTCTTTGGTTGATAAATTAAATTAAACGAAGAAAGTTACTGATAACATAAccagataaaaaaataaatctgcATAACAACTCATCTTTACAAGTATTTGATGCAACTCATCTTCACAAGTATTAGATGCAAAacaaaaaatcatgaatttgaaCAGAAAAATTaccaaattaacaaaaaaaaattattatcaacAGATAGAACAATAATCAATCGTACCTAACATTCAAAAGAAGATCATACCTTTCTTCAAACTCATGTATTTCTATCACCCTCTGTTCCACAAACTTAAACCTTGTTGGCGGAATTGTTGTAACTGTTATGTTATTAGAATTGATATACATGATTGTCTTCGATATCAGGTACAGCACACAATAGTCACTCCTTTTCATTGTCGCCATAGCGAAAGGACGAAACACGGGAAGAATGCTGGATTCAAATTTCAAAACataataacaaaatcaaaataagatTCAACacataacaaaaacaaaatgacAAATGTGAAGAAATAAACTAACGAATGAAAAATGTGGCAATTACTCGTTAGAAACACTAAGGACCTCTCCCATCGCAAAGTCGTCCATTAGGGTTTACTCCGTGCGAAAGAGAAAGTGCGGAGAAAATGAAGTCCCTCTGTCCTCGTTCATGTATTTCTTTTCTAGGAATTGCCAATAGGTACCATTACAGTGTTCATAGTCAGTGGCAGGTCCACGCATTAAAGCCcagtaatcagaggtccataattaaaagaaaacatgaaaatggaccaaattttttaagtcCAGGTCTTGTACATGTGCAGGACAAATTATGTGAAATCTgcaaatacctaaactacccttcaTATCCTACATATATTTAATCCGGTTAtttcaaagtttctaaaaaaaaatttcaGGCAATTCGATTTctactcttttcttcttctggctTTGGGACTAGGATTTCTGAAGATTTCTTCTGCGATTTTTAATAGTTATGTTGCTAATattttcgttttcttctttctgctacagtttaATGGAGATAgattgtgttctgtttgttttttatgattcttgttcgtatttattcagttatttgattagattgttaagtttttagtttattttagctttcgatttgattatctttctgttttcgtttcaaaatcaggtttgttttcactttcagatcggattatccagcagtacatatgtgacatactcattgttttgctacagtttttgaattatgtttaagatttgaattttggatcatgtaGATCGGTTGTTTTTGTTTGTCTTTTATGATTATTGTTCGTTTTTATTCAGTTATtttgttagattgttaagtttttagtttattttagctttcgatttgattaactTTATGTTCTCGTTTCAAAATCAGGTTCGTCTGCACTTTCAAGACGGATATATATCTAAAAAAGAACTGAATTCCTAATGTTATAAACCAAAAACATACTGATATGTAAAAATTCAAaacacagtacatatcaatatgtactgagtGAAAACCTAATACATTGATGAATGTACCATTTGATAAAAGACCTGATAACTCACGAAAGTATGCTTTAGTACTACTAGTTTTGGAGTTATATATTCTAGTAATTCCACCTAGCAATTCCACCTCATTTAATCCAACAAGCAATTCCACCTCAAAACCAAGATCTTGTAAACCCCCACTTAATTCTTCCACTAAAACAGTCAGATTTATTAAAAAACGCCACACCAACAACACAATTTCAGTCCCAAAATGTATAAGCTATTGCATAATTCTCATTTTCGTCAAATTCCATCACAAAACATACTGAATGCTTCAATTTTAacataataaattaggaaacaaagcaaacaaaaaaaccaaaataagcCCTAACCTGAAAAATGGATGTTGAGTTTCAGGAAACAAAGGTTGTTATTTATGTGGAATCAAGAGATTTCGATCTTATATTAGGATGATACCCGAACGAACCCTAAAAAAAACCATCAGATGAAGAcattaaagaaaaaaacataaattaAATCAACTTATGTACCCGTCCAATCGTTCGAACTTGAATCGAAATTAGTTGGAGATGAAAAATGATGATTCACCATTATTGCCTCTTCTGGTTTTAGTTTGAATCGAGAGTTGGAAATTTTCGGGTTTTTTCCACCAATCACCATCGCCAAAGCTCTCTAATTTGTGATGAACGAACGAACTGATAAAACATAATTAGATCCGACTTAAAAGGGTATTTTGGCCAAttagaaaatacactttataactTCCGCACGTGGCGAGAACGATTAAATTTGATTTAGGACTGGATTAACCACTAAACGGGTCTCCTAAaactggattaaccagtaattcctagtttttttttctaactCTCATGTTTTTGGGCTTAAACAGATTTCGTTTTTTTTGAGTCCACTTAGAAATATTAGAGGGCTAAGAGCAAGTCCA is a window of Papaver somniferum cultivar HN1 unplaced genomic scaffold, ASM357369v1 unplaced-scaffold_77, whole genome shotgun sequence DNA encoding:
- the LOC113344506 gene encoding DEAD-box ATP-dependent RNA helicase 7-like, translating into MDDFAMGEVLSVSNDILPVFRPFAMATMKRSDYCVLYLISKTIMYINSNNITVTTIPPTRFKFVEQRVIEIHEFEESLCRREAQKLIETSKVSPLDLFTKALALALGCPEIISLQERNNFVTLHLVLPDHQKSFSNTWNVAKLLRQYFPKLQMELSITANRRGAVFDVPLDDLYGYTENAPRVFTEEYGVIRVLEEMPQLMG